One Fusarium poae strain DAOMC 252244 chromosome 4, whole genome shotgun sequence DNA window includes the following coding sequences:
- a CDS encoding hypothetical protein (BUSCO:51044at5125) encodes MDQQEPPEFILDVFTDPRSVRDVVKVPQTREVLDLTLPYVDDDELETMIEQRVAAFERQIDTQRSSGGTNNASGGSATGGRGQLVVQFFEKRRRKAWLSRGDEEVCWECWTIKVTVAEPRTESERAKVRRAMEQTLLTTAMKIVTFANTHKDHIPPITTQGTNPFPYKINLDQKEATGWATRMRIY; translated from the exons ATGGATCAACAGGAACCACCAGAGTTTATTCTCGACGTATTTACTGATCCGCGCTCCGTTCGCGACGTTGTCAAAG TTCCTCAAACTCGTGAAGTTCTGGACCTCACCCTCCCCTATGTGGACGACGATGAGTTGGAGACCATGATAGAGCAGCGCGTCGCGGCTTTCGAGCGACAGATAGACACACAGCGCTCATCCGGCGGGACAAACAATGCCTCTGGTGGAAGCGCGACCGGTGGGCGCGGACAGTTGGTTGTGCAGTTCTTTGAGAAGCGCCGGCGTAAGGCCTGGTTATCTCGTGGGGATGAAGAGGTTTGCTGGGAATGTTGGACGATTAAAGTAACAGTCGCCGAGCCCAGAACAGAAAGCG AGCGGGCCAAAGTTCGACGCGCGATGGAACAAACTCTTCTAACGACGGCGATGAAGATTGTTACGTTCGCAAACACCCATAAGGACCACATACCACCCATCACTACCCAAGGAACGAACCCGTTCCCATACAAGATTAATCTCGACCAGAAGGAAGCAACAGGCTGGGCAACACGAATGCGAATATACTGA
- a CDS encoding hypothetical protein (BUSCO:8524at5125) — protein sequence MGKHTRFPSSSGPLQIYQDENATPMTSHAPMPSVSKQARRPLTSSTSNLVFNPPTASHNVHSPYKQRHASASQIPLTTSQGNKLNMVPMAPPSRRGHSTDSLQKKPYLSNFKTGPQKHVLDMGWDFGKENVHPQIFPTPPAIDMSVESYYQKPNGKRALMEAAPIKDSRSTKKTKSEPMTATVETAADATVVPPHDSFPPIVDDGSKPALSYADLIAMAIFRSPNRKLTLSQIYNWISDNYSFYSPTDAGWQNSIRHNLSLQKAFMKVERPKDDPGKGHYWVIKPGYEAQYLNKKPTRKSASGPDSLHVISSRLEPSRPASASTQEPTLPPPVPVSHSVLPPLPTSQATMSMPVDLSSDATIPVSDNIGPEDVADKADLDVSLESYLYSPLPAAIHSSPPVSRHVDHRSNTPPPAARNPASSVSRSHRRKFASMDDSGYISSLESSAIRPSQKFMLTSEADRPRNKSRGRAEEEIARLRNSSPFSPSKTRYHSVMPPVSSSPLRPAYDKQMLPPITPMVKLNPPPRPPPSASPNTNLRIHRDRMRNLLQSPERKVGGNSEYTPYSPAFDLGTDVYQSVFGASILSDADFTISQDLAGFDGLDDATFAAMSSVDAGSPIKRTTKRARLDRTVSASVLGDITNSATKKPIASAPLLRPPEQSLQFDTPSKAFEGLSSPSKMFQESPIRNNQSPSKFANFLNVNLDSTDWASSALLGQLEFVPPSPGVSTDVSSFDIFKGFDKIGSTSQANKNNTSRNNKPGLPRSFSTQF from the coding sequence ATGGGCAAACACACGCGTTTTCCCAGTTCATCTGGGCCGCTGCAAATATACCAGGACGAGAATGCCACGCCCATGACTAGTCACGCTCCTATGCCATCAGTCTCGAAGCAAGCCCGAAGGCCCCTGACTAGCTCAACCTCAAACCTCGTCTTCAACCCACCCACCGCCTCCCACAATGTGCACTCACCCTACAAGCAGAGACATGCTTCCGCATCGCAAATACCTTTGACGACCTCGCAAGGCAACAAATTAAACATGGTCCCCATGGCGCCTCCATCAAGACGAGGCCACTCCACGGATTCCCTGCAAAAGAAGCCTTACCTCTCGAATTTTAAGACGGGTCCTCAAAAGCACGTCCTCGACATGGGCTGGGACTTTGGCAAAGAGAATGTCCACCCCCAAATTTTCCCAACACCTCCTGCCATTGACATGTCAGTCGAGAGCTACTACCAAAAGCCGAACGGAAAGCGCGCCCTCATGGAGGCCGCTCCTATCAAAGATTCTAGATCTACCAAGAAGACAAAATCCGAGCCAATGACTGCTACAGTCGAAACCGCGGCAGACGCGACGGTCGTTCCTCCCCACGACTCCTTCCCTCCTATTGTCGATGACGGTAGCAAGCCTGCCCTTAGTTACGCCGACTTGATTGCCATGGCCATCTTCCGATCTCCCAATCGAAAGCTCACGCTCTCTCAGATTTACAATTGGATCAGCGACAACTACTCCTTCTACAGCCCTACCGATGCCGGTTGGCAAAACAGCATTCGACACAATCTAAGTCTACAAAAGGCCTTTATGAAAGTCGAGAGACCCAAGGACGACCCTGGTAAAGGCCATTACTGGGTCATCAAGCCCGGTTACGAAGCGCAATACCTGAACAAGAAGCCTACTCGCAAATCTGCCTCTGGCCCGGACAGTCTTCACGTTATATCTAGTCGCCTCGAGCCTTCTCGCCCGGCTTCTGCATCAACCCAGGAACCCACGCTGCCTCCCCCGGTTCCCGTCAGCCATTCCGTTTTACCACCCCTTCCCACGTCTCAGGCCACCATGTCGATGCCTGTAGATCTTTCGTCCGATGCCACCATTCCCGTCTCCGATAACATCGGTCCTGAGGATGTCGCGGACAAGGCTGACCTCGACGTTTCTCTCGAATCGTATCTCTACTCGCCACTTCCTGCCGCTATCCATTCGTCACCGCCTGTCTCCCGACATGTGGATCATCGTAGCAACACACCCCCTCCGGCTGCCCGAAAcccggcctcgtctgtctcACGATCACACAGGCGCAAATTTGCATCCATGGACGATAGTGGATACATCTCTTCTCTCGAATCATCAGCCATTAGGCCCAGTCAGAAGTTCATGCTGACGTCGGAGGCTGACCGCCCACGTAACAAGTCAAGGGGTCGCGCAGAGGAAGAGATTGCTCGTCTTCGAAACTCTTCGCCTTTCAGCCCAAGCAAGACACGCTATCACTCCGTCATGCCGCCCGTCTCTTCGTCTCCTCTACGACCAGCCTACGATAAGCAGATGCTACCACCGATTACGCCTATGGTCAAACTAAACCCACCGCCCCGGCCCCCTCCATCAGCATCTCCCAATACAAATCTTCGAATCCATCGTGACAGAATGCGAAACTTGCTCCAGTCGCCTGAGCGCAAGGTTGGGGGCAATTCTGAATACACACCCTATAGCCCTGCTTTCGATCTGGGCACAGATGTCTACCAATCAGTTTTCGGTGCCTCTATTCTGAGTGATGCGGACTTTACCATTAGTCAAGATCTCGCTGGCTTTGATGGCCTTGATGATGCCACTTTTGCGGCTATGAGTTCGGTTGATGCTGGATCTCCCATCAAGCGCACAACCAAGCGCGCTCGACTTGATCGCACCGTGTCTGCATCGGTCCTAGGCGACATCACCAACTCGGCGACCAAGAAGCCTATTGCTTCTGCACCTCTTCTGAGACCCCCGGAGCAGTCTCTTCAATTCGATACACCAAGCAAGGCGTTTGAAGGCCTGAGCTCTCCCAGCAAGATGTTTCAGGAATCTCCCATCCGTAACAATCAGTCTCCCTCCAAGTTCGCCAACTTTTTGAACGTCAACTTGGATAGCACCGATTGGGCATCATCAGCTCTTCTGGGTCAACTGGAATTTGTGCCTCCTAGCCCTGGTGTTTCAACGGATGTGTCTAGTTTCGACATATTTAAGGGTTTTGATAAGATCGGATCGACATCACAGgcaaacaaaaacaacaCCTCAAGGAATAACAAGCCCGGGTTACCCCGAAGCTTCTCAACACAATTTTAA